In a genomic window of Amblyomma americanum isolate KBUSLIRL-KWMA chromosome 4, ASM5285725v1, whole genome shotgun sequence:
- the LOC144129975 gene encoding uncharacterized protein LOC144129975, whose product MQGFAVAVLATSTLLLLPACHGQLFSGLRLRNPLPGLFRQPGGDPDSDVSEGRTELENDPLPDMVPRKNNPPTVIYGSGPSMMIEPVPLGNPGHLYVSRPIPYVLGQRTHLDRLPPFAFDHRAEVAPPVQPLAGTSRMRRPQRPVDEDELEDRRAFSRSEDVVKDRDAPGSEDRIIEALKLFKQLRSMAT is encoded by the exons ATGCAGGGGTTCGCG GTTGCGGTACTCGCCACgtctacgctgctgctgctgccagcatgCCATGGGCAGCTCTTCAGCGGGCTCCGTCTGAGGAACCCGCTGCCCGGCTTGTTCAGGCAACCCGGAGGCGATCCAGACAGTGATGTCTCCGAGGGGCGGACCGAGCTGGAGAACGACCCTTTGCCGGACATGGTCCCGCGGAAGAACAACCCGCCTACCGTCATCTACGGAAG CGGGCCAAGCATGATGATCGAGCCAGTACCCCTGGGCAACCCCGGCCACTTATACGTTTCGAGGCCGATACCCTACGTGCTGGGACAACGCACCCACCTCGATCGGCTGCCGCCCTTCGCCTTCGACCACCGTGCAGAGGTCGCCCCGCCCGTGCAGCCCCTAGCGGGGACCTCACGCATGCGTCGGCCTCAGCGACCCGTTGACGAGGATGAACTAGAAGACCGACGTGCCTTCAGCAGGTCGGAGGACGTCGTGAAGGATCGGGACGCTCCTGGATCCGAGGACAGGATCATCGAAGCGCTGAAGCTGTTCAAGCAGCTGAGGAGCATGGCGACGTGA
- the LOC144127521 gene encoding uncharacterized protein LOC144127521 — protein MILEDASDLDPFVEIELQTPRDDEESGLQQRHDERRWLAKVRRLLRRLLGSLGALWRRLRPSAVPVPLCVVPEHAQVDVIAWSSHLERAGSKGAVTMDLFASPSRDLEPPQQFVHIDGSAASSTPLHRPALRGLYVPKACSSKLSRSSANSQL, from the exons ATGATCCTGGAGGACGCCTCGGACCTGGACCCATTCGTGGAGATCGAGCTTCAGACGCCCCGCGACGACGAAGAGAGCGGCCTGCAGCAGCGCCACGACGAGCGCCGTTGGCTGGCCAAGGTTCGGCGCCTGCTGCGCCGCCTGCTCGGCTCTCTGGGCGCGCTGTGGCGTCGCCTCAGGCCGTCCGCAGTGCCCGTGCCCCTGTGCGTCGTGCCCGAGCACGCGCAGGTGGACGTGATCGCCTGGAGCTCCCACCTGGAGCGAGCTGGCTCGAAGGGAGCCGTCACTATGGACCTGTTCGCCAGCCCCAGCAGGGACCTG GAACCGCCGCAGCAATTCGTTCACATCGACGGCTCCGCAGCCAGCAGCACTCCGCTCCACCGGCCCGCTCTCAGGGGACTCTACGTTCCGAAGGCGTGCTCCTCGAAATTGTCTCGAAGCTCCGCGAACTCGCAGCTATGA